The proteins below are encoded in one region of Thermosulfurimonas marina:
- a CDS encoding Gfo/Idh/MocA family protein: MKVVKLALIGCGKAATRHQRLFREMPEAKVVAVSDLDPAKARAFAEALSAEPFTDWREMLARHPEVEVVDIAVPSGLHARVALSVMREFRKHVLLEKPIALLLDEAQEMVETARSLGLKLVTVYQNRFNLPVKLVREALQGGHFGKPVLFSARFYWCRRQDYYDSAAWRGTWALDGGALAQQGAHHVDMLRWLGGEVESVYAEMATRLNRLEAEDLLVGTIRFRNGALGTIEATTCARPRDLGAELVVLGEKGSARLGGFAMNELLHLEFEDGFPPPELLEAHRRNPEDPLGFAHRECLRAALRYFAGEGPDPRLCLGEEAVASLELIQALYESAERGEPVRFPFRPEKSRLGRG; encoded by the coding sequence ATGAAAGTGGTAAAACTGGCCCTTATAGGTTGTGGAAAGGCGGCCACCCGCCACCAGCGGCTTTTCCGGGAGATGCCGGAAGCAAAAGTGGTGGCGGTCTCGGATCTTGATCCGGCGAAGGCCCGGGCCTTTGCCGAGGCCCTCTCTGCGGAACCTTTTACCGACTGGCGGGAGATGCTCGCCCGCCACCCCGAGGTCGAGGTGGTGGATATTGCCGTGCCTTCCGGATTGCACGCCCGGGTAGCCCTCTCGGTAATGCGGGAGTTCCGCAAACATGTTCTTCTGGAAAAGCCCATCGCCCTTCTTCTGGACGAAGCTCAAGAGATGGTGGAGACGGCCCGCAGCCTGGGGCTCAAGCTGGTCACGGTGTATCAGAATCGTTTCAACCTCCCGGTGAAACTCGTGCGGGAGGCCCTTCAGGGCGGACATTTCGGAAAACCGGTCCTTTTTTCCGCACGCTTTTATTGGTGTCGCCGGCAGGACTATTACGACAGTGCGGCCTGGCGGGGGACCTGGGCCCTTGACGGAGGGGCTCTGGCCCAGCAGGGGGCCCACCATGTGGACATGCTTCGCTGGCTCGGAGGAGAGGTGGAAAGCGTCTATGCGGAGATGGCCACACGGCTCAATCGCTTGGAGGCCGAAGATCTCCTGGTGGGGACCATAAGATTCAGAAATGGAGCCCTTGGGACCATTGAGGCCACCACCTGTGCCCGTCCTCGGGACCTGGGGGCCGAACTGGTGGTACTGGGGGAGAAGGGCTCGGCCCGCCTGGGAGGCTTTGCCATGAACGAACTCCTGCATCTAGAGTTTGAGGACGGCTTCCCCCCGCCGGAACTTCTAGAGGCCCATCGCCGCAATCCAGAAGATCCCTTGGGGTTTGCCCATCGTGAGTGTCTGCGGGCCGCTCTGCGCTATTTCGCCGGGGAAGGCCCTGACCCGCGACTCTGTTTGGGGGAGGAGGCGGTGGCCTCTCTGGAACTGATTCAGGCCCTCTACGAGTCTGCCGAACGGGGAGAACCGGTGAGGTTCCCCTTTCGACCCGAAAAATCTCGCCTGGGGAGAGGGTAA
- a CDS encoding DegT/DnrJ/EryC1/StrS family aminotransferase codes for MPVPLLDLKRDWPEIREEVEAGWRRVTETMRLLNGENLLAFEEEVARFFGARFAFGVGSGTAALWLALLACGVGPGDEVLIQANGFVADVEAVLWAGARPVLVESEEEFFGPDPEAVERALGPRTKALIVVHMYGHPARIKELSEICARHGLILIEDASHAHGAEYQGRKVGTFGKVGCFSCGPVKNLNALGDAGFVLTDDEEVAYRLRYLRVHGQVRKNDHQFYGFNSRLDEIQAVVLRARLKRLSAKNERRREIAELYRRELSGISDLKLPPKDGPERLSVYHRFVVFTPRRDELQAFLKERGIGTGVYYPIPLHLQPAWRAAGFPDFPEGTFPVAERLCREGLALPMFAEMTEGEIQEVIEAVKAFFR; via the coding sequence ATGCCCGTGCCTCTTCTTGATCTTAAGCGTGACTGGCCGGAGATCCGCGAGGAGGTGGAGGCCGGCTGGCGGCGGGTGACGGAGACCATGCGGCTTCTCAACGGGGAAAACCTTCTGGCCTTTGAGGAGGAGGTGGCCCGGTTTTTCGGGGCCCGTTTTGCCTTCGGAGTGGGTTCCGGGACCGCGGCCCTTTGGCTGGCTCTTTTAGCCTGCGGGGTCGGTCCGGGGGATGAGGTCCTCATCCAGGCCAACGGTTTTGTAGCCGATGTGGAGGCCGTCCTCTGGGCCGGGGCGCGTCCGGTGCTGGTAGAGTCCGAGGAGGAGTTTTTCGGGCCGGATCCCGAGGCCGTGGAGCGGGCCCTCGGTCCCCGCACCAAGGCCCTCATCGTGGTCCATATGTACGGGCATCCGGCCCGTATTAAGGAGCTTTCGGAGATCTGCGCCCGCCATGGGCTAATCCTCATCGAAGACGCCTCTCACGCCCACGGAGCCGAATACCAAGGTCGCAAGGTCGGGACCTTCGGGAAGGTGGGCTGTTTCAGTTGTGGGCCGGTTAAAAACCTGAACGCTCTGGGAGATGCGGGCTTCGTGCTTACGGACGATGAAGAAGTGGCCTATCGCCTGCGCTATCTTCGGGTGCACGGCCAGGTGCGGAAAAACGATCATCAGTTTTACGGATTTAACAGCCGACTGGACGAGATCCAGGCCGTAGTCCTGAGGGCCAGACTTAAACGCCTTTCGGCCAAAAACGAGCGCCGGCGGGAGATCGCCGAGCTCTACCGACGCGAGCTTTCGGGGATCTCCGACCTTAAACTTCCTCCGAAAGACGGCCCCGAACGTCTAAGTGTTTATCACCGGTTTGTGGTCTTTACTCCGCGACGGGACGAACTGCAGGCCTTCCTCAAGGAACGAGGGATCGGCACCGGGGTCTATTATCCCATACCCCTCCACCTCCAGCCCGCCTGGAGGGCCGCCGGTTTTCCGGATTTCCCCGAAGGGACCTTTCCGGTGGCCGAAAGACTCTGTCGGGAAGGACTGGCTCTTCCCATGTTTGCGGAGATGACCGAAGGCGAAATTCAGGAAGTTATTGAGGCGGTAAAGGCCTTTTTCAGATGA
- a CDS encoding glycosyltransferase family 2 protein, whose translation MISVVIPVHNEEKNIEPLFREIVAALEPLGEPFEVLFVNDGSTDGTAEVLRRLKERDSRVRVLTMDRNRGEAAALTAGFFHARGEIVASMDGDGQNDPAYLPEMIRRLREGGYAVVSGWRMKRKEPLLTRRLPSWIANRIIGLVTGLRVHDNGCSLKVYRAEVVKRVQIPHGFHRFIPAIFGVKNHEVAEVRILDRPRRFGRTHYGLKRTFEVLRELLTIRFVLGNRVFYEKALLAGGLISGLLAVISLLSSHRPFWAPGAFLGGSFLFFFVWHNLRRFNQAQKEGVFHVRELEI comes from the coding sequence ATGATCTCCGTGGTCATCCCCGTCCACAACGAGGAAAAGAATATCGAGCCTCTTTTTCGAGAGATCGTCGCCGCCCTTGAACCCCTCGGGGAGCCTTTTGAGGTCCTCTTCGTGAATGACGGAAGCACCGACGGCACCGCCGAGGTTCTGCGCCGTCTGAAAGAGCGTGACTCTCGGGTGCGGGTGCTTACCATGGACCGCAATCGGGGTGAGGCCGCGGCCTTGACCGCCGGCTTTTTCCATGCCCGGGGCGAGATCGTGGCCAGTATGGACGGCGACGGCCAGAACGACCCCGCCTATCTTCCGGAGATGATCCGAAGGCTCCGGGAGGGAGGCTACGCCGTGGTCTCGGGCTGGCGTATGAAGCGCAAGGAGCCCCTTCTTACCCGGCGCCTTCCCTCCTGGATCGCCAACCGGATTATCGGTCTGGTCACCGGTTTGAGGGTGCACGATAACGGTTGTAGTCTCAAGGTCTATCGGGCAGAGGTGGTCAAGAGGGTGCAGATCCCTCACGGATTTCACCGGTTTATCCCGGCCATTTTCGGGGTGAAAAACCACGAGGTGGCCGAGGTGCGCATCCTGGATCGTCCCCGCCGCTTCGGCCGCACCCACTACGGCCTCAAGCGCACCTTTGAGGTCCTTCGTGAACTGCTTACCATTCGGTTCGTCTTGGGGAATCGGGTTTTTTACGAAAAGGCGCTTCTGGCAGGCGGGTTAATCTCCGGGCTTTTGGCCGTAATTTCTCTTCTAAGCTCCCACAGACCTTTCTGGGCCCCCGGAGCCTTTCTGGGCGGCTCTTTCCTTTTCTTTTTTGTTTGGCACAATCTCCGCCGCTTCAATCAGGCCCAAAAGGAAGGAGTCTTTCATGTTCGAGAATTGGAGATTTAA
- a CDS encoding O-antigen ligase family protein, translated as MWIIVYAGFWISVFFKHMRGLLYVAGFLGIFLLFFYRKSIFIWSKSFINVAIILLLFLASLLPGIFLSPFPWASVDAYCLNYFFHVVLFFLLIARFSLVSSSGFSLWPIPFMLLLVAFFHYVLMAYEGCFYNFVCWLQAGMSLMEASWLKGLVSTSSAFTFTFFLFGGLSLKLCRHRKILMIGSFLSLFFLFWFARRAAILGLFVGLVMAGLLCPSRKIFRTTLIMTCLLGMVLAGLLAYPLARKTLLLRGDKIDLILSGSREDLARSGSLGMRLYIWPLYLKEASKRIFKGTGLGRRVQKRVLSDLNRRALNLEHAHNLFLNMWLQAGLFPVFLFVIFYGLTLKRALWWLKNSGDPLAVGMLAFLLAFLLMSFFEGMEEMTRFTPFWMASGIVWGYAAPESSLLSR; from the coding sequence TTGTGGATCATTGTCTATGCCGGTTTCTGGATCTCGGTCTTTTTTAAACATATGAGAGGTCTTCTTTATGTTGCGGGTTTTTTGGGAATTTTTTTACTTTTCTTTTATAGAAAATCTATCTTCATTTGGAGCAAATCTTTTATAAATGTTGCTATTATTTTGCTGTTATTTTTGGCTTCTCTTCTTCCTGGTATTTTCTTGAGTCCTTTTCCTTGGGCTTCTGTGGATGCTTACTGTTTAAACTATTTCTTTCATGTGGTCCTCTTTTTTCTTTTAATTGCGAGATTCTCTCTGGTTTCCTCTTCAGGATTCTCTCTGTGGCCTATTCCTTTTATGCTCCTTCTGGTAGCTTTCTTTCATTATGTGCTTATGGCTTACGAGGGATGTTTTTATAATTTCGTCTGCTGGTTACAGGCCGGAATGTCCTTGATGGAGGCCTCTTGGCTTAAGGGGTTGGTGAGTACTTCTTCAGCTTTTACTTTTACTTTTTTCCTTTTCGGAGGTCTTTCTTTAAAACTTTGTCGGCATCGTAAGATCTTGATGATTGGCTCTTTTCTATCTTTATTTTTTCTTTTTTGGTTTGCGCGCCGGGCGGCTATCTTGGGATTATTTGTAGGATTGGTGATGGCAGGACTCCTTTGTCCCTCTAGAAAAATTTTTCGAACAACTTTGATAATGACTTGTCTGTTAGGGATGGTTTTAGCGGGTTTGCTTGCGTATCCTCTTGCTCGTAAGACTCTTTTGTTGAGGGGCGATAAAATTGACCTGATCCTTTCAGGGTCTCGGGAAGATCTTGCTCGTTCCGGTTCATTAGGAATGCGGCTTTACATCTGGCCGCTCTATCTGAAAGAGGCCTCAAAGAGGATTTTCAAGGGTACGGGGCTTGGCCGGCGGGTACAAAAAAGGGTTCTTTCCGATTTGAATAGGCGGGCCCTGAATCTGGAACATGCCCACAACTTGTTTTTAAATATGTGGCTCCAGGCCGGGCTCTTTCCGGTGTTTTTGTTCGTGATTTTTTACGGTTTGACCCTTAAGAGGGCCCTTTGGTGGCTCAAAAATTCTGGGGATCCGCTGGCGGTAGGAATGTTAGCCTTTTTGCTCGCCTTTCTCTTGATGTCTTTTTTTGAAGGGATGGAAGAGATGACCCGCTTTACCCCTTTTTGGATGGCCAGCGGAATAGTGTGGGGATATGCCGCTCCAGAAAGTAGCCTTCTTTCTCGATAG
- a CDS encoding glycosyltransferase family 4 protein → MPLQKVAFFLDSPEKGNRRHHIQLRALKEAGFHPKVIFLSGDPSGSYLAFKGHKETFIPLFLSREKAFHHFSWKALQKLTRVLKEENIEVIWTHRWRLLRYLIGAKFFVPQLRIVYYIVIKGFLRSPGRRFFFRIFHPRIDKILVNSQALLKEVQELGYLPEHKVDLLYSAIEPQEFEVKLFKSEARRLFGLPERDFLFGMVARFRKEKDHGGLLEAFFRFLQTGRRARLVLVGDGPLEDLMRKKARKLHIDKQVHFLGRIPLSKVPSLLKALDVFVYPTFREGMPMAVMEAMAAGLPIIATEAEGLSDLFDSSLTFGKLLPPGNPELLAQALVELYDLGEEKRAQLGEAARRRILEAFSPEVLSQRTIEIVTHLMKT, encoded by the coding sequence ATGCCGCTCCAGAAAGTAGCCTTCTTTCTCGATAGCCCTGAAAAGGGAAATCGCAGGCACCATATTCAACTCCGAGCCCTTAAGGAGGCAGGATTTCACCCCAAGGTAATTTTTCTTTCCGGGGATCCCTCTGGAAGCTACCTCGCCTTTAAGGGGCACAAGGAAACCTTTATCCCCCTATTCCTTTCGCGGGAGAAGGCCTTTCATCACTTTTCGTGGAAGGCCTTACAAAAATTGACCAGAGTCCTAAAAGAAGAAAATATTGAGGTAATTTGGACTCATCGCTGGCGCCTGTTGCGCTATTTAATCGGGGCTAAATTTTTCGTTCCTCAGCTACGCATTGTTTACTACATAGTAATTAAAGGGTTTCTTCGTTCTCCAGGAAGGCGATTTTTCTTTAGGATATTCCATCCCCGGATAGATAAAATTTTGGTAAATAGTCAGGCTCTCCTGAAGGAAGTTCAGGAATTGGGTTATCTTCCAGAACATAAGGTAGATCTTCTTTATTCTGCGATAGAACCCCAAGAATTTGAAGTAAAGCTTTTTAAAAGCGAAGCCCGGAGGCTCTTTGGTTTGCCCGAAAGAGACTTTCTTTTCGGGATGGTGGCCCGGTTTCGGAAAGAAAAAGACCATGGGGGTCTGCTTGAAGCCTTTTTTCGTTTTCTTCAGACGGGAAGGAGGGCTCGATTAGTGCTGGTAGGGGATGGTCCCCTCGAGGACCTAATGCGGAAAAAGGCCAGGAAGTTACACATAGATAAGCAAGTACATTTCTTAGGAAGAATTCCTCTTTCCAAAGTACCGTCCCTCCTGAAAGCCCTGGATGTTTTTGTCTATCCGACCTTTCGTGAGGGAATGCCTATGGCGGTCATGGAAGCTATGGCTGCAGGGTTGCCCATAATTGCTACCGAAGCAGAAGGCTTGTCAGATCTCTTTGATTCATCTCTGACGTTTGGGAAGCTTCTTCCTCCTGGAAATCCCGAACTTCTGGCGCAGGCCCTCGTAGAACTTTACGACTTGGGGGAAGAAAAGCGAGCTCAACTGGGGGAGGCGGCCCGGCGGCGCATTCTAGAGGCCTTCTCCCCGGAGGTTTTGTCCCAGCGGACGATAGAAATAGTCACCCACCTCATGAAGACCTGA